The Ideonella dechloratans genome includes a window with the following:
- a CDS encoding DUF1345 domain-containing protein encodes MSRHFRVSRVLRAHPRLFGSIVVGVLAAAFLPHAWVGRGVTRLIVGWNVGVWLYLLLAGWMMASASLAQIHRRAQLQAEGAKTILALVGV; translated from the coding sequence ATGAGTCGGCACTTCCGCGTGTCTCGCGTCTTGCGCGCCCATCCCCGTCTGTTCGGCTCCATCGTGGTGGGCGTGCTGGCGGCGGCGTTCCTGCCCCATGCCTGGGTGGGGCGCGGGGTCACGCGGCTGATCGTGGGCTGGAACGTGGGCGTGTGGCTCTACCTGCTGCTGGCCGGCTGGATGATGGCCAGCGCCAGCCTGGCCCAGATCCACCGGCGTGCCCAACTGCAAGCCGAAGGCGCCAAGACCATCCTGGCCCTGGTGGGCGTGTAG
- a CDS encoding DUF1345 domain-containing protein, translated as MGELSVAKDYAGTDRLAHVGLAVLTIVASWLFTQVMFTLHYAHDYHAAVARGQPGGLQFPDTESPDYLDFFYFSAVIGTSGQTADVSFASGPMRRVGTLHCMLAFVFNTSLIGLMINVASSLL; from the coding sequence GTGGGCGAGCTGTCGGTGGCCAAGGATTACGCAGGCACCGACCGGTTGGCGCACGTCGGCTTGGCGGTGCTCACCATCGTGGCGTCCTGGCTGTTCACCCAGGTGATGTTCACGCTGCACTACGCCCACGACTACCACGCCGCCGTGGCCCGCGGCCAGCCCGGCGGGCTGCAGTTCCCGGACACCGAGTCACCCGACTACCTGGACTTCTTCTACTTTTCGGCGGTGATCGGCACCTCCGGTCAGACGGCCGACGTGAGCTTTGCCAGCGGGCCGATGCGCCGCGTGGGCACGCTGCACTGCATGCTGGCCTTCGTCTTCAACACCAGCCTGATCGGCCTGATGATCAACGTGGCGTCCAGCCTGCTCTGA
- a CDS encoding IS3 family transposase (programmed frameshift) yields MVQEHRGEHPSQWAAIEAIAGMIGCVPQTLHTWVKQHEVDAGVREGVSSEEAQRIKDLEREVRELRKANEILKLASAFFGPGGTRPPHQVLKSFVDQYREQFGVESICRVLQIAPSAYWHHAACQRRPELRSRRAQRDEVLMPQVHRVWLANMQVYGADKVWLQLNREGISVARCTVERLMRRQGLQGARRGKAQRTTVPDPKSPCPLDRVNRQFRADRPNQLWVSDFTYVSTWQGWVYVAFVVDVFSRRIVGWRQSSSMHTEFVLDALEQALYDRKPSDDGSLTHHSDRGAQYLSIRYSERLAEAGIEPSVGSKGDSYDNALAETINGLYKAEVIHRRGPWKTKQAVELATLEWVSWFNHHRLMGPLGYVPPAEFEANYHRQRAGQAATV; encoded by the exons ATGGTGCAGGAGCATCGTGGCGAGCACCCGTCGCAGTGGGCGGCCATCGAGGCCATTGCCGGCATGATCGGCTGCGTGCCGCAGACATTGCACACCTGGGTCAAGCAGCATGAGGTGGACGCAGGCGTGCGTGAGGGGGTCTCGAGCGAAGAGGCCCAGCGCATCAAGGACCTGGAACGCGAGGTGCGCGAACTGCGCAAGGCCAACGAGATCCTGAAGCTGGCCAGCGCGTTTTTCG GCCCAGGCGGAACTCGACCGCCGCATCAAGTCCTGAAGTCCTTCGTCGATCAGTACCGGGAGCAGTTTGGGGTCGAGTCGATCTGCCGCGTCCTGCAGATCGCCCCATCTGCCTACTGGCACCATGCCGCGTGCCAGCGCCGCCCTGAACTGCGCTCACGCCGTGCCCAACGCGATGAGGTCTTGATGCCTCAAGTGCACCGGGTCTGGCTGGCCAACATGCAGGTCTATGGGGCCGACAAGGTCTGGCTTCAGCTCAACCGCGAGGGCATCTCGGTGGCGCGTTGCACCGTTGAGCGCCTGATGCGCCGCCAGGGATTGCAGGGCGCGCGCAGGGGCAAGGCCCAGCGCACCACCGTTCCTGACCCGAAGTCCCCATGCCCACTGGACCGGGTCAACAGGCAGTTCCGTGCTGATCGGCCGAACCAACTCTGGGTCTCTGACTTCACCTATGTCTCGACCTGGCAGGGCTGGGTCTACGTGGCGTTCGTGGTGGATGTGTTCAGCCGACGCATCGTCGGCTGGCGCCAGAGCAGCTCGATGCACACCGAGTTCGTCCTGGACGCCTTGGAGCAAGCCCTATATGACCGCAAGCCATCGGACGATGGCAGTCTGACGCATCACTCCGACAGGGGGGCGCAATACCTGTCAATTCGCTACAGCGAGCGCCTGGCCGAGGCGGGCATCGAGCCTTCCGTGGGCTCCAAGGGGGACAGCTACGACAACGCTCTGGCCGAGACGATCAATGGGCTCTACAAGGCCGAGGTGATCCACAGGCGCGGGCCCTGGAAGACCAAACAAGCGGTGGAACTGGCCACCTTGGAATGGGTGTCTTGGTTCAACCACCACCGCCTGATGGGTCCACTGGGCTATGTGCCGCCGGCAGAGTTCGAGGCCAATTACCATCGACAACGCGCTGGTCAGGCCGCGACCGTCTGA